A single Clavibacter nebraskensis NCPPB 2581 DNA region contains:
- a CDS encoding Lhr family ATP-dependent helicase: protein MDPVLARFSPATREWFQGAFPGPTAAQTGAWGAVQKGSHALVVAPTGSGKTLAAFLWSIDRLASRPAPEDPMRRTRVLYISPLKALAVDVERNLRSPLVGIVQTAKRLGAEPPEVTVGVRSGDTPAADRRSLAKTPPDILITTPESLFLMLTSAARETLAGVETVIVDEVHAVAATKRGSHLALSLERLDALLEKPAQRIGLSATVRPPEEVARFLGGRSPVSIVSPKNTKEFDLRVIVPVDDMTELGTTAPLEGSAAQGDAPQQGSIWPHVEEGIVDLVLQHTSSIVFTNSRRLAERLTARLNEIYTGRIEEGRIDGEGRAIAGGSATADAGADADAVPVLAGAAAGSGSSRPVDATAFSATRRAPARPPAEVMAQAGSTAGADPVLAKAHHGSVSKEQRALIEDDLKSGRLRCVVATSSLELGIDMGDVDLVVQVEAPPSVASGLQRVGRAGHQVGEVSRGVIFPKHRADLIHSAVAAERMASGQIESLRVPANPLDVLAQQTVAAVALEPLGVEEWFDIVRRSAPFATLPRSAYEATLDLLSGRYPSDEFAELRPRIVWDRDEGTIEGRPGAQRLAVTSGGTIPDRGLFGVFMVGEKASRVGELDEEMVYESRVGDVFALGATSWRIQEITHDRVLVTPAFGEPGKLPFWKGDGLGRPLELGRAIGAFVRELSGSAVDDARARAGRVGLDDRAVNNLLAFLDDQKKATGHVPNDRTLVVERFRDELGDWRVVLHSPYGMQVHAPWALAVGARVTELYGIDGATMANDDGIVVRIPETDGEPPGADLFVFEPDELDAIVTREVGGSALFASRFRECAARALLLPRYNPGRRSPLWQQRQRASQLLDVARKFPAFPIVLETVREVLQDVYDLPALTSLAKDIEARRIKIVETTTEDASPFARSLLFSYVGAFMYEGDSPLAERRAAALSLDAGLLSELLGRAELRELLDPAVIARTELELQRLAPDRRAKGLEGVADLLRILGPLEAEEVAARLEPEEAGSAADHLDALVAGKRALRVSFGGRARVAAIEDASRLRDALGVPLPIGTPLAFVEPVADPLGDLVGRYARTHGPFTIADAATAIGLGSAVIADTLARLGAQRRVVEGEFRQGASGSECCDVEVLRRLRSRSLAALRSEVEPVERSAYARFLPAWQHVAGADRERGLRGVDGVLQVIEQLAGAPVPASAWETLVLPARVRDYSPAFLDELTSTGEVIWSGAGTLAGADGWVSLHLADQVALTLPEPDAHDTDELQREILTTLGTGGGYFFRQLSDAVGSTDDKALVTALWDLVWAGLVTNDTLSPLRALLAGGSTAHTTPQRAPRGRMYRGGRMPRPDMPTRTGPSTAAGRWSIVPLAETDATVRAAGTAELLLERYGVVTRGSVMTERVPGGFALTYKVLAGFEDTGRARRGYFIETLGAAQFSTGGTVDRLRGFTRDPDSGERPLNALTLAATDPANAYGAALPWPRLDGSSPDGDGGAGTGVGTEPTGDAGSADASTTIAEAGSVDARGERPTGHRAGRKAGALVVLVDGELVLYVERGGKTVLQFGDDEAVLRAAAESLGGVVRRGGVAKLAIEKVNGAFILGTPLGTALQEHGFSATPRGLRMRS, encoded by the coding sequence ATGGATCCCGTCCTCGCGCGCTTCTCCCCGGCCACCCGGGAGTGGTTCCAGGGCGCGTTCCCCGGCCCCACCGCGGCGCAGACCGGCGCGTGGGGGGCCGTGCAGAAGGGGTCGCACGCGCTCGTCGTGGCGCCCACCGGATCCGGCAAGACGCTCGCGGCGTTCCTCTGGTCCATCGACCGGCTGGCCTCGCGGCCCGCGCCGGAGGATCCGATGCGGCGCACGCGCGTCCTCTACATCTCGCCGCTCAAGGCGCTCGCGGTCGACGTGGAGCGCAACCTCCGCTCGCCGCTCGTGGGCATCGTGCAGACGGCCAAGCGGCTGGGGGCCGAGCCGCCCGAGGTCACGGTGGGCGTGCGCTCCGGCGACACCCCGGCGGCCGACCGGCGCTCGCTCGCGAAGACGCCGCCGGACATCCTCATCACCACGCCCGAGTCGCTGTTCCTCATGCTCACCTCGGCCGCGCGCGAGACGCTCGCGGGGGTCGAGACGGTCATCGTCGACGAGGTGCACGCGGTCGCGGCCACCAAGCGCGGCAGCCACCTCGCGCTCTCGCTCGAGCGGCTCGACGCGCTGCTGGAGAAGCCGGCCCAGCGCATCGGGCTGTCGGCCACCGTGCGGCCGCCCGAGGAGGTGGCGCGGTTCCTCGGCGGGCGCTCGCCCGTGAGCATCGTCTCGCCGAAGAACACCAAGGAGTTCGACCTCCGGGTCATCGTGCCGGTCGACGACATGACCGAGCTCGGCACCACGGCGCCGCTCGAGGGGTCGGCGGCGCAGGGCGATGCTCCGCAGCAGGGATCCATCTGGCCGCACGTGGAGGAGGGCATCGTCGACCTCGTGCTCCAGCACACGTCGTCGATCGTCTTCACGAACAGCAGGCGGCTGGCGGAGCGGCTCACGGCGCGGCTCAACGAGATCTACACGGGGCGCATCGAGGAGGGGCGCATCGATGGGGAGGGGCGGGCGATCGCGGGCGGGTCGGCGACGGCCGACGCGGGCGCGGACGCCGACGCCGTGCCCGTGCTGGCGGGCGCCGCGGCCGGATCCGGGTCGTCGCGGCCCGTCGACGCCACCGCATTCTCCGCCACGCGCCGCGCGCCCGCCCGGCCGCCCGCGGAGGTCATGGCGCAGGCCGGGAGCACGGCGGGCGCGGATCCCGTGCTCGCCAAGGCGCACCACGGATCCGTCTCGAAGGAGCAGCGCGCCCTCATCGAGGACGACCTGAAGTCGGGGCGCCTGCGCTGCGTGGTCGCCACCTCGAGCCTCGAGCTCGGCATCGACATGGGCGACGTCGACCTCGTCGTGCAGGTCGAGGCGCCGCCGTCGGTCGCGAGCGGGCTGCAGCGCGTCGGCCGCGCCGGCCACCAGGTGGGCGAGGTCTCGCGCGGCGTCATCTTCCCCAAGCACCGGGCCGACCTCATCCACTCGGCCGTCGCCGCCGAGCGCATGGCGAGCGGGCAGATCGAGTCGCTGCGCGTGCCCGCCAACCCGCTCGACGTGCTGGCGCAGCAGACCGTGGCGGCCGTCGCGCTCGAGCCGCTGGGCGTCGAGGAGTGGTTCGACATCGTGCGGCGGAGCGCGCCGTTCGCCACCCTGCCGCGCTCCGCGTACGAGGCCACGCTCGACCTCCTGAGCGGCCGCTACCCGTCCGACGAGTTCGCGGAGCTGCGGCCCCGCATCGTGTGGGACCGGGACGAGGGCACCATCGAGGGTCGGCCGGGCGCGCAGCGGCTCGCGGTCACCTCCGGCGGGACCATCCCCGACCGCGGCCTCTTCGGCGTGTTCATGGTGGGCGAGAAGGCGTCGCGCGTGGGCGAGCTCGACGAGGAGATGGTCTACGAGTCCCGCGTGGGCGACGTGTTCGCGCTGGGGGCCACGAGCTGGCGGATCCAGGAGATCACGCACGACCGCGTGCTCGTGACCCCGGCGTTCGGCGAGCCCGGCAAGCTGCCGTTCTGGAAGGGCGACGGGCTCGGCCGGCCGCTCGAGCTGGGGCGCGCCATCGGGGCGTTCGTGCGGGAGCTGTCGGGATCCGCGGTGGACGACGCCCGGGCCCGCGCCGGCCGCGTAGGCCTCGACGACCGCGCCGTCAACAATCTGCTCGCGTTCCTCGACGACCAGAAGAAGGCCACCGGCCACGTGCCGAACGACCGCACCCTCGTGGTCGAGCGCTTCCGCGACGAGCTCGGCGACTGGCGCGTGGTGCTGCACTCCCCCTACGGGATGCAGGTGCACGCGCCGTGGGCGCTCGCGGTCGGAGCCCGGGTCACCGAGCTGTACGGCATCGACGGCGCGACCATGGCCAACGACGACGGCATCGTCGTGCGCATCCCCGAGACGGACGGCGAGCCGCCGGGGGCCGACCTCTTCGTGTTCGAGCCCGACGAGCTCGACGCCATCGTCACGCGCGAGGTCGGCGGATCCGCCCTGTTCGCCTCCCGCTTCCGCGAGTGCGCGGCCCGCGCGCTCCTGCTGCCGCGCTACAACCCGGGCCGCCGCTCGCCGCTGTGGCAGCAGCGCCAGCGCGCCTCCCAGCTGCTCGACGTCGCGCGGAAGTTCCCCGCGTTCCCGATCGTGCTGGAGACGGTGCGCGAGGTCCTCCAGGACGTCTACGACCTGCCCGCGCTCACGTCGCTCGCGAAGGACATCGAGGCCCGGCGCATCAAGATCGTGGAGACCACCACGGAGGACGCGTCGCCGTTCGCGCGCAGCCTCCTGTTCAGCTACGTCGGCGCGTTCATGTACGAGGGCGACAGCCCGCTCGCGGAGCGCCGGGCCGCCGCGCTCTCGCTCGACGCGGGGCTGCTCTCCGAGCTGCTGGGGCGGGCGGAGCTGCGCGAGCTGCTGGATCCGGCGGTCATCGCCCGCACGGAGCTCGAGCTGCAGCGCCTCGCCCCCGACCGGCGCGCGAAGGGGCTCGAGGGCGTGGCGGATCTGCTGCGGATCCTCGGCCCGCTCGAGGCCGAGGAGGTCGCGGCGCGGCTCGAGCCCGAGGAGGCCGGATCCGCCGCCGACCACCTCGACGCGCTCGTCGCCGGCAAGCGCGCCCTCCGCGTCTCGTTCGGCGGCCGCGCGCGCGTCGCCGCGATCGAGGACGCGAGCCGCCTCCGCGACGCCCTCGGGGTGCCGCTGCCCATCGGCACGCCGCTCGCGTTCGTCGAACCCGTGGCCGATCCGCTCGGCGACCTCGTGGGCCGGTACGCACGCACGCACGGGCCGTTCACCATCGCGGACGCGGCCACCGCCATCGGCCTCGGATCCGCGGTCATCGCCGACACGCTCGCACGGCTCGGCGCCCAGCGGCGCGTGGTCGAGGGCGAGTTCCGGCAGGGCGCCTCCGGCAGCGAGTGCTGCGACGTCGAGGTGCTGCGGCGCCTGCGCAGCCGCTCGCTCGCGGCGCTCCGCAGCGAGGTCGAGCCCGTCGAGCGCTCCGCGTACGCGCGGTTCCTCCCGGCGTGGCAGCACGTGGCCGGCGCGGATCGCGAGCGCGGGCTCCGCGGGGTCGACGGCGTGCTGCAGGTCATCGAGCAGCTCGCGGGCGCGCCCGTGCCCGCCTCCGCGTGGGAGACGCTCGTGCTGCCCGCGCGGGTGCGCGACTACAGCCCCGCGTTCCTCGACGAGCTCACGTCCACGGGCGAGGTCATCTGGTCGGGCGCCGGCACGCTCGCGGGCGCCGACGGCTGGGTCAGCCTGCACCTCGCCGACCAGGTGGCGCTCACGCTGCCCGAGCCCGACGCGCACGACACCGACGAGCTGCAGCGCGAGATCCTCACCACGCTGGGCACGGGCGGCGGCTACTTCTTCCGGCAGCTGAGCGACGCCGTGGGATCCACGGACGACAAGGCGCTCGTCACCGCACTGTGGGACCTCGTGTGGGCGGGGCTCGTCACGAACGACACGCTGTCGCCGCTGCGGGCGCTGCTCGCCGGCGGATCCACCGCGCACACGACGCCGCAGCGGGCGCCGCGCGGGCGCATGTACCGGGGCGGGCGGATGCCGCGGCCCGACATGCCCACGCGCACCGGCCCGTCGACGGCGGCCGGGCGCTGGTCGATCGTGCCGCTCGCCGAGACCGACGCCACCGTGCGCGCCGCGGGCACCGCCGAGCTGCTGCTCGAGCGGTACGGCGTGGTCACGCGCGGCTCCGTCATGACCGAGCGCGTGCCCGGCGGCTTCGCGCTCACGTACAAGGTGCTCGCGGGGTTCGAGGACACGGGGCGCGCGCGCCGCGGCTACTTCATCGAGACGCTGGGCGCGGCGCAGTTCTCCACCGGCGGCACGGTGGATCGGCTGCGCGGCTTCACGCGCGATCCCGATTCGGGCGAGCGGCCGCTGAACGCGCTGACGCTGGCGGCCACGGATCCGGCGAACGCGTACGGGGCGGCGCTGCCCTGGCCGCGGCTCGACGGGTCGTCGCCCGACGGGGACGGCGGCGCGGGCACGGGCGTCGGCACGGAGCCGACCGGCGACGCGGGATCCGCCGACGCGTCCACGACGATCGCGGAGGCCGGCAGCGTCGACGCGCGCGGCGAGCGCCCCACCGGGCACCGCGCGGGCCGCAAGGCGGGCGCGCTCGTGGTGCTGGTCGACGGCGAGCTCGTGCTCTACGTGGAGCGCGGCGGCAAGACCGTGCTGCAGTTCGGCGACGACGAGGCGGTGCTGCGCGCGGCGGCCGAGTCGCTCGGCGGCGTGGTGCGGCGCGGCGGCGTCGCCAAGCTCGCGATCGAGAAGGTGAACGGCGCGTTCATCCTCGGCACGCCGCTCGGCACCGCGCTCCAGGAGCACGGCTTCTCGGCGACGCCGCGCGGGCTGCGGATGCGGTCGTGA
- a CDS encoding DNA-formamidopyrimidine glycosylase family protein, producing MPEGDTVYRTAAHLHEAIGGQVLTRSDFRVPKFATLDLAGQEVDEVVSVGKHILHRVGDLTIHSHLKMEGSWHIYQHGTAWRRPTFEARVVLETAERVTVGFALGVLEVIPREQEHTVIGHLGPDILGPDWGDAAAEEIVRRISAQPERAIGLALLDQRNAAGIGNVYRAELCFLRGVLPTRPVSEVPDLPAMVALARRTMRANRDRIERTTTGDLRRGRTDWVYGRKGKPCLRCGTRIQQGQLGDPVRPGMGAHDRVTYWCPRCQT from the coding sequence GTGCCTGAGGGCGACACCGTCTACCGCACCGCCGCGCACCTGCACGAGGCCATCGGCGGCCAGGTGCTCACGCGCAGCGACTTCCGCGTGCCGAAGTTCGCGACGCTCGATCTCGCGGGCCAGGAGGTGGACGAGGTGGTGAGCGTCGGGAAGCACATCCTGCACCGCGTCGGCGACCTCACGATCCACAGCCACCTCAAGATGGAGGGCTCCTGGCACATCTACCAGCACGGCACCGCGTGGCGGCGGCCGACGTTCGAGGCGCGCGTCGTGCTCGAGACGGCGGAACGGGTCACGGTGGGGTTCGCGCTGGGGGTGCTCGAGGTGATCCCGCGCGAGCAGGAGCACACGGTCATCGGGCACCTGGGGCCGGACATCCTCGGGCCGGACTGGGGCGACGCGGCGGCCGAGGAGATCGTGCGGCGGATCTCCGCGCAGCCGGAGCGGGCGATCGGACTGGCGCTGCTGGATCAGCGCAACGCCGCCGGCATCGGCAACGTCTACCGCGCTGAGCTCTGCTTCCTGCGCGGCGTGCTGCCCACCCGGCCCGTCAGCGAGGTGCCGGACCTCCCCGCGATGGTCGCGCTGGCCCGCCGCACCATGCGCGCCAACCGCGACCGCATCGAGCGCACCACCACGGGCGACCTCCGCCGCGGCCGCACCGACTGGGTCTACGGGCGCAAGGGCAAGCCGTGCCTGCGCTGCGGCACGCGGATCCAGCAAGGCCAGCTCGGCGATCCGGTGCGTCCCGGCATGGGCGCGCACGACCGGGTCACCTACTGGTGCCCGCGCTGCCAGACCTGA